The following are from one region of the Trichoderma breve strain T069 chromosome 5, whole genome shotgun sequence genome:
- a CDS encoding enoyl-CoA hydratase/isomerase domain-containing protein, whose protein sequence is MSGSGSTLGGLIQVSSPADGVRTITFNRPQKRNALSSELLTEFLTELSAASKDAAVKVIVLTGSGGFFSAGADLQDIAALDAAAARSCRYLEDLCTGMAAVRKPLLAAVEGPALGGGFEVALMCDMIFASKSRTYFALPEVKRGLIPGAGGTQRLTAALGKFKAMRTILLGKPITAEEGLSHGLVCEVFEDGKVLEETVKVAADLAANATEAMQLAKEAICRADSLGRDDEFERTLYYITMGTEEKVKGVNGFLKKT, encoded by the exons ATGTCCGGATCTGGATCTACGCTCGGAGGACTCATCCAGGTTTCCTCCCCGGCCGATGGTGTCAGAACCATCACCTTCAACCGACCGCAGAAGCGAAATGCTCTGTCCAGTGAGCTCTTGACCGAATTCCTCACTGAGCTGTCTGCAGCTTCcaaagatgctgctgtcaaaGTCATTGTCCTTACGGGCTCTGGCGGGTTCTTTTCGG CCGGCGCCGATCTCCAGGATATCGCCGCGCTCGACGCGGCTGCTGCCCGATCATGCCGATATCTCGAGGATCTTTGTACTGGCATGGCGGCTGTACGAAAGCCCCTTCTGGCAGCTGTTGAAGGACCTGCA CTTGGGGGTGGGTTCGAAGTTGCGCTTATG TGTGATATGATATTTGCATCCAAAAGCCGAACCTACTTTGCCTTGCCCGAAGTTAAACGCGGGTTGATTCCGGGCGCGGGGGGCACTCAACGGCTCACGGCAGCGCTCGGCAAGTTCAAG GCAATGCGAACAATTCTTTTGGGCAAACCCATCACTGCCGAGGAAGGACTTTCACATGGTCTTGTTTGCGAAGTCTTCGAAGACGGCAAGGTGCTCGAAGAGACTGTCAAGGTGGCCGCTGATCTAGCCGCGAATGCGACCGAAGCTATGCAActtgccaaagaggccatcTGTCGTG CTGATAGTCTTGGGCGTGATGACGAGTTCGAGAGGACTCTCTATTACATCACCATGGGTACGGAGGAAAAGGTGAAGGGGGTGAATGGATTCCTCAAGAAGACTTGA